The Deltaproteobacteria bacterium genomic interval CTCGTTATCGCCTGCCGTATCCACCACGTGGCGTATGTAGAGAACTTATAGCCCTTCTTATAGTCGAACTTGTCAACGGCCTTCATAAGGCCGATGTTGCCTTCCTGAATAAGGTCGGAGAACTTAAGCCCGAGGTTCACGTAGCGCTTTGCGATGCTGACAACGAGCCTCAAGTTGGCTTCGATGAGGCGCTGCTTTGCCTCGTTCATGTTGTAGTCGTTTATCTTGACGTCGCGAGAGAGCTGCTTTAACTCCTCTCTTTTCATCTCTATCTTTCTAAGTACGCGCTTTATCCGAAGCTTTGACCTCTCGGCCCTCTTGCCGCTTCTCCTGCGCTCCTGGGTCTCGATTCTGTCCTCGAGCCTTGTGATGCGGCGGACGATTCTTGCAAGCAAGGCGCCGCTAAGGTTCATGTCCTTTAGAAGCTTATACGCGCTCTCGCCCTTACGGCGCTTCAACTTCGCGACCTGCTCGAGCACGTCCTCGGCATACTCCTCGTCGAACTGCCCTTCCTCCACCTCGTCAAGAAGTTTTCTCAAAGAGGCCTTTTCCTGCTCTATCCTCTCTGCCACCCTAAGCACCTCGCGCGAGGCAAACGGACTGCCAAGCACAAGACGCTTTAACTCCTCTCTTGCCTCTTCGATGCGCTTTGCAAGCACGACCTCTTCCTCGCGCTTTAGAAGCGATACGGAGCCCATCTCGCGCATGTAGATGCGCACCGGGTCCTCGACCCTCTCGGTCTCGAACTCTTCTTTTGCCTCGGGGGCCTCGCCCTCGGCGCTTCGCGCGTCCTCGGCCGTATCAACGACCTCTATGCCGAGCTCGCCAAGCGTTTCAAGCAGCGTGTCCATCTCCTCAACCGAGAAGTTCTCGTCCGAGAATGCGTCGTTTATCTCATCGTAGGTGAGAAAGCCCTTTTCCTTGCCCGTGCTTATAAGCGCGGCAATCTCGGTGCTGTTGTCGCCGCCCTTTACAACGACTATATCCTCGCCGCTTGCATTGCTGCCGGCAGCCTTTGCCGCCTTCACAGGCTTTACCGCTTTCACAGGCTTTGCCGCTTTTAACGGAGCCTTTTTGGCTGCCGCCTTATTAACGGCCGTGTCCTTTTTTTTGTTTGCCGTTTTCATGGTCGCTTTCCCTGCCATATTAGTTATTTTAAGACAATCTATCTCTTCGAAATAACGGGCTTTTTAATATTCGAGTATAGCACGTAACAATGCCGCGTGTCAAGCCGACGCGCCAAGATGCCACAAACAGCCCAACCCTAACTAGTTGTTTTTAAAGAATAATTTTTACAAGAAAACCCGCAACTATTTTCTCTCCATTTTTCTCTTGCTTTTTTCCTCAAGATGTTTTTTAATATTGTTTTTCGGGAGGCACGGGGCAACCCGCGAAACAAAACCAAAATGATGACACTCGTAATAATAATCCATGTGCTTGTAAGCGTATTTCTCGTGGCCGCCATCCTCATGCAGTTTGGCAAGGGCGCGAGCATGGGAGCAAGCTTCGGCGCTGGCGCAAGCCAGACGATGTTTGGAAGCAGCGGCCCAACGTCGTTCATGGGCAAAGTCACGATAGCGTGCGCAGCGATATTCATGGTCACCTCTCTATACCTCTCGTACGTGGCAAGCACTCCGTCTACCTCGTCCATAATGACGGACGTAAAGGCGGTAGAGAGCGCGCCGGCTGCTCCGGCAGCCCCAGAGGCTCCGGTAAAGCAGGGCACGCCGGAAAACGCGCCTGCTGCGAAATAACATAGTTTCAAGTCCAGGGTAAAACGCCGAAGTGGTGGAATTGGCAGACACGCCATCTTGAGGGGGTGGTGGGGCAACCCGTGGGGGTTCGAGTCCCCCCTTCGGCACCACTTACTTTCTTTTTACGAAAAAAGAAAGTAAGCAAAGAAACCTGGGGCATAATTAAAAATCTTGCAACACGCTCACAGTACCAGCCTAATCAATCCACGCACCACATCGTCTTCTTCTACGAAAGAAAGTACGCAAAGAAACCTGGGCATAATTAAAAATCTTGCAACACGCTCACAGTACCAGCCTAATCAACCCACGCACCACACCGTTCTCTTCTACGAAAAAAGAAAGCAAGCAAAGAAACCCGTGGCGTAATTAAAAATCTTGCAACACGCTCACAGTACCAGCCTAATCAATCCAAGCAACAGACCGTTTTCTTCTACGAAAAAAAGCAAATAACAACAAAATACAGCAGAGCGATTCCCCGTTCAAACCTACAACAATAAAAAAACGGCCGCAAGGCCGGTTTTTTTATCAATATATTATACGCTCATATCCGCGCCCAGGCGGCTAGCGCCTACTCGGGCTGACAGCTTAGCAGTTCATCCTTTCGCTCCTCTGGAATGGTAGTCGGCTTTCGCGGCGGCTCTTTCTCGTAGACAAGGGTCATCTGGTTCTGTTTTAGCGAAACCTCGCCCTTGACCTTCCTGTCTATGTTCTCTACCGTTACAGCGCCCTCGTGCAGCCCGACGCCGGTAAAGAGCCTTCCGGCATCGGTGCCAACCCATACGCTGAAATAAGTGCCCTTTACGCCGACAACCGCGGTAGGGGTATTGACGCGGAAGGAACCTGCCTGTGATTTGCTTACAAGCGACCTTAGCCTGCCCTCGAAAAGACTGACCATGGAACGTCCGCGTTTTCTGTCTTTACGCATGGAGAACTCGTTTATAACCATAGTTGAATCGGGTTGCAGCGTAAGCACGCTGTCGTCCTTCATAAGAAGCTTTACCCTGCTTGTGCCAAATGTCTCAATCTTGTCGTTCACATACACGGCATCGTTCAGGGCGGCCTCGCGAACGACCTTGCCGCGCTTTATCGTCACCTTGCCCTTGAGCGCGGCAACGTGCCCCGCAGGGCCCGCGGCGTAACTTACAGAACAATAACCGACAACGGCAAACAACACCGCTATGATCAATATAATCCTTCCCATACCCAAAAAGCGTATATTTTTGCCGGGCGGATGTCAACAACTTATTTCCCCCCAGGCAAAACGCCGCCAATTAAACATCCCATCTATGTTTGCTTGACTTTTAAACGAATATGGATTACATATTTTATATGGGCACACGTATGGCATATGCCGTTATCATTGCGTTTTCATGCTCGGCCCTGTTTTCGGCATCCACCGCCGCTGCCGAAGAAGGCATGACAACAACGGATTTCGTCCCGGTATCTGGCACTGTCGTTGATGCGTGCTCGGTCGACGCAACCGCAGGCAACGGCCTCCAGGTCACATGCACAAACAGCGCCGGTTCGCAAACAAGCGTCTCGGCAGATACGCTGCTTTCGGGCTCCGGCACGGCGGCAGGCTCAAACGTGGATATAACCCTTGACCCCAAAACCCTCTACGAAACAAAGGACTTCGATTCGTTTAGCACGGCCTACAGCCCCGGGCTTGTGGAGGAGAGCTCTCTGCAAAAGAAGGGCTGCGGTGACAAGACGGCCACACCGGCCGGCGTGACCGTCACATGGTGAAAAAAATATTTGCAATAGCCGCATTCGCGGCCCTTATGCTCTGCTCTGGCGAGGCCATGGCATGCACTGTAAAGGCTACGACTCCGGGGCTTGGCACGTACGCCACGAATCAGCCGGTCAACAACGATTCGAGTGGCTTTGTAACTGTAAACTGCCCCGGCACAACCCCCTACAACATCGGCCTTGATAACGGCCTTCACTACGCCGCGCCCTACAGACGGCTGCAAAACGGCGCCAGCTTCGCCAATTACGACCTATATAAGGACGCCTCGCGCACGCAAAAATGGGGGCTGGCACTTACGGAAGAACTCGTATACGGCATGGGCACCGGAACAGACCAGACATACTCGGTCTTTTCCAGGGTATTTGCCGTGCAATCGCTGCCGCCCGGGACATACACAGATACCGTCATCGTAACGGTTACCTACTAAGCACTTATCCTGCACCGCACATACCTTTATCTACAGCTATCTACAACCACATTGCCGGCAAAAACAACTTGACTTATATCGGACGAAGGTGTAACATTTAAACTGTCATTTTGTTTATTACCAAACATAAATAAGTAAAAATAACTTGTTTACCAATAAGGAGGATAAATAGTATGAGTAACTTCGCCGCAAAGACACTTCTGACAATTGCCGTTATATTTGCCGTAATGGTCTTTATCCCGGCACCGTCACATGCAGCACTGGCTACAACCTCGTTGAACATAAGTCTCAGCACCGCCAACACTTGCAGTGTCGCAACCAATCCGATAAACCTTGGTAACTACAGCAACCTGCAGCCAACCGAAAATGTCAACACGGTAACAAACGCCATAGTGGTGACCTGCACAAGCGGCGTAAACTATACAGTCGACTTGGGACAGGGCTCGAACTTCGGTCTTGGTCCGCAAGGCGGCAGGTCTCTTAAGGACGGCGGCGCAGGCACCACTTTCCTCTCATACAGGTTATACTGGGATACAGCTAAAACACAAATTGCCGGCTCGACCATTCCTACCGGCACCTCCAAAGGAGGCGTTGGCAACGGTTCGGTGCAACTTATAGAGCTAACAGGTGTTGCCCTGGCAAACCAGCCGGTAACTGTGCAGGCACCATACGCGGATACGGTCACCATAGACGTAACTTGGTAAGAATAACAACCCGTATAGTGCCACACGGCTAAAATATAGAACATACGCTCACTAAGGGAGATAATGCCATGAAAAAACGTCTTATTTTAACCTTTGCCGCTATAGCAACCATCATTATCACACTGATAGCGGTTGCACCGCCGTCTACCCAGGCGCTTACATCGACAACGACCATGAACTTCTCGATGCTTGTGCAAGGCACTTGCTCGGTAACAGCCTCAGCCGTAACCATACCGCCATACGCAAGCAATCAACCCACGAATAACACAACAGATGCCACAATTTCGGTATACTGCCCAATGGGCACAAATTACGGCATAGACATAGATGGTGGGTTGCATAAGGGTCTGTCCCCAAATCCAACCTATACTAACACAAGGGCCCTTGCAGACCCGTTAAATATGAGCCATATAGCATACCTGCTCAACTGGATAAACCCGCTTACCCAAGCCCTTGAAGGGCCTGCTGGCATTGGCGCTGACGCTGGCACCCCACGGATAGATTCGGGCACAGGCGCAACACAGAACTTCAAGGTTCGCGTGACCGTCCCGGGCAATCAGTGGGGCAACACAGGGCTCACATACACGGATTCTGCAACGGTTACGGTAACATATTAAAAAAAACAGATAAGGAGACGTAGACAAATATGAAGCGCATTATAATCATCTCGGCAATAATAGCAACAGCGGCAATACTGGCACTTTCACTCTCAACGCACAAGGCAGAGGCAATGAGCGCCACAGGCTCGATAAGCGTCTCCGGAACTGTCGTAATAGCCTGTTCGGTAACGACCAGCGCCGTAGTATTCCCGCAGTATATAACAACGCAGCCCGGCAACGTAGCGGCGCCTAACGCTCCGGTAAACGTCACCTGCGCAAACGGCGTGCCCTATACTATAGATTTAGATAACGGCGCAAACGGAACAGCGCCGCAAAGAAGCATGAAGGATGCCGGCGCAAACCTCCTAAACTACACCCTTTACTGGGATGCGGGGTCAACGCAGGTGGCAGGCTCTGTCTCCGGCGGCGCAGCCACTGCATCGATTACCGGAAACGGCGCAGTCCAGGCGCAAGGCCTTTACGGCGTAATACCTGGCGGACAGGCGGCGGTACCAGGAGCCTATACAGACACAGTCGGCGTAACAGTAACCTACTGACAAGCTTCTGCATAAAGATATGCTCAAAGGGCCCTTTCGAGGGCCCTTTGCTTTTCCGGCCGCCCACTATCTTTAACCGGTCATTTAACGCCATTGCCACACACTTGGCCACAAGCTGCCAAAAACCGAATAAACATAAAAAAATCCTTGACTTAGGCGCTTTTTAGTTGTAGTATTCCAATGTAATTTCAAGAAAATGTCAAACCATGGCAGGAGAAACACCATGACCAAAAAAGCCATTCTTTTTTTACTACCGCTATTTCTGCTCATGCCATCGATCGTTTACGCCAGTTCCCTGAATGTGCTCCCGCTAAAAGTATTCATAACCCCGGACAAGAAAACCGACAGCCTTGTCCTTAAAAACGAAGGCGATGAAACAGTCACCATCAAGGTAAAGGTCTACGAATGGACCCAGAACGACAAGGGCGCTGACATAACCGAAAAGGCCGCCGAAGATATCGCCTACATGCCGAAAATCCTTACCATTAACGCAAAGGGCGAAGGCAGAATAAAGATAGGCTACAACTATGATAAGGGCTCCGAGCCGGCGGAGAGAACCTACAGAATCATAATCGAAGAGGTGCCGCAGTCGTTCACATCGGATACTCCGGTGCTGAAAATAGCGCTAAGGATCTCGGTCCCCATATTCATAGCTCCGTCGAAAAAAGCCGTGCCGTCTGGCAAGATAACCGGCGTCAATACATCCAAAGGCGCCCTCTCCTTTGACATAGAAAACACCGGCAAGACGCACTTCCAGATAACCAAGGCAAGTGTTGCAATACTTGACGCTTCCGGAAAAGAAATAGGAAACGTGCCCATAAAAAGCTGGTACGTGCTTTCAGGCAAAAAAAGGCCACACTCTGCAGAGATACCGCCCGATATATGCAAAACAGCGGCAAAACTGGCAATGACCGCCGAGGCCGCGGGCCTCACCTTGAAAGAAACCGTCAATGTGGACAAGAAAATGTGCAATTAAGATTGCGCTTTTTCTCTCTGCCCTATTTTACATTTTCCTTTTCTCAACGTCCGCCACGGCAAGCGAAAAGGCAATCCTTACATTCTACCTAAACGATGTCGAAAAAGGCGACGGCTTCGTCTACACCACGGAGTCCGGCGACGTGCTCGTTCTCTCGGAAGACCTGACCGAGATAGGCATCATCGTAAAAGGCAAGGAGACCGTCATAGGCGGCCAGCGCCATACCTCGCTGAAATCTCTGAAAGCCACCGGCATTGACTACGCCCTGGACGCGTCGGTAGCCACACTGAAGCTGACAGCCCCGCCAAGCGCATTCGAACAAACCGTCATAGGGCTCGGCAGACTAAGGCCCAAGGGGCTAGAGTCCCCTGAGACAAGCTCCGCGTTCCTGAACTACTCATTCGACTTCACGCGCGACCATTACTTCGACCCGACGGCCTTCTCCATGCCGCTCGAACTAGGCGTAAGGTACAGAAAATACCTCCTCTACTCTACTTACTCCTACACAAAAAACAACGACGGAGAGACCTCGGTTCGCATGATGACAAACATCGTGCGCGACGACACCGCGCGCATGCGCCGCTACATACTCGGCGACTTAAACGCTACGACCATGGAACTCGGCGGCGGTTCGACCATAGGCGGACTCGGCATCTCTAAAAATTACTCGCTAAACCCGTTCTTCCTTCGCTACCCAGGTCTCACTCTAACGGGCATCATAACATCGCCATCGGACGTAGAACTATGGGTCGACGGCTCGCTTGTAAGCAAGCAGACCCTTCACCCGGGCGAATTCGAGTTCAAAAACATTCCTCTTACAAGCGGCGTTGGCGAGGCCTCAATGGTCATACGCGACTCGTTTGGCAAGGAAAAGCGCATCGTCGTCCCGTTTTATTTCTTTTCGACACTTCTGGCCAAAGGATTTCACGAATACTCATACAACACAGGATTTAGAAGGCTACACCTCGGCCAGGAAAGCGACGACTACGACAAAAATCCCTCATTCCTTGCCTTCCACCGCTACGGACTGACCGAGGCCCTCACCCTCGGCTACAGGGCCGAAGGAACAAACGGCATGGCAAGCGGCGGCCTCATGACGAACTTCATGCTCGGCCCGCTGGGTTTCTTCGACGCTGCATACGCAAGCTCCAAAGAAGAGGTCACGGACAAATCCGGCGATGCGTACTCCGTAGGATATACCTATTCCATCGGCAAGTACGGAGTAAACCTAAGAGGTACGCTCCGCTCCTACAGCAGGTACTACACGAACCTCTCCATGCCAGTTGCGAAGGACAGGGCAAGCGAAGAACTCATAGCATCCATATCCTACGCAAACCGCCTGATGGGAAGCGTATCTCTCGGGTATACCAACGCCCACCATTACGAGCAGGAAGACTTCGAAAAATACTCGCTTAAATACTCACGGAGCCTGTTCAGGGGCTTATCCTTCGACACAACGCTCTCTGTCACCCAAACGAGCACCAGACGCACTGAAGAGATATTCGCGAACCTGCGATACATGATAGGAAATACCACCACGGCCGCGCTCGGCTACGAAAACACCGACGGCACGGCCAAAGGCATAGCAACTATTAACAAAGCGCCGATTAACGACAAAGGCGCGGCCCTGAGGCTTCGGGCAGAGCGCACGGAAGAGCAAACAACAAACTACGACAACGAAGCCATGTACTATGCGCGCTACGGCATCTACTCGGCGCGATACAACGAAACATTCGACATATCGTCCTACAGCGCGCGGGCTGCCGGCAGCATAGCAACGGCAGGCGGAAGCGTGCATCTCGGACAACCGATAAGCGATTCCTTCGCGATAGTCAAGACAGGCAACATAAAAGGCCTCGGCGTAACGGCAAACGGCGCGACAGCCTATCCGACCGACTGGCGCGGCGAAACGCTCCTTACCAGGCTTACGGCATATGAGGCAAACAACATAAGCATCAAAGACGACGAAGTGCCGCTCGGATACTCTCTGCCGACCTACACGCGCTACGTCTCGCTCCAGACTAGGGGAGGAACACTGCTTGACTTCGCTCCGGCAAAGCTGCAGGCAATAACCGGAAATGTACACATAGTGGAAAACGGCAGAATAACGCCGGCAGAATTCTGGCTCATGACAGTAACCGCAGCGGGCGTTGACTACGGATCGCCTCTTATCCAGAACGGCGAGTTCTACCTCGAAAACATTCCTGTAGGAAAACATACCGCGCAGATACGGCGCGGCGACAAGAACTGCTCCGTTGATATCTCCGTACCGGAGAGCAAGGCCGTAGAGATAAGCGTCGGCCTTATACTATGCAAAAACATGGCCGAGGGCCCCGGTGTCGACGAAAAGGAAAAGGTTGCTATTAAGACCGAGGATACGGGCTTTGCAACGGCAATAGCACCGCCGCCTTCCAAGCCGACGGCGGCAGGCACCACGCATCCGATAGGAGCCGCAGCAGGCAAACCGGCCGCAAAAATCCCGGTTATAAGCGGCACCCTGCTTATTCTCGAAGGCACTACGGCAAAACCAGCGGCAAATTGGACGGTAACGCTCGAAAACGCCAAAGACGAGCACAGCTTCGCATTGGACGAGAAAGGCTCGTTTGCAGCCAAAGACGTGGCCGGTGGCGCCTACGAAGGCACGGCAACCAACACCACAGGCAACGCTATTTGCGATTTCCCGCTCATGATACCGCCCTCTACCGGCAATTCCATTGCACTTCCGTCCATAACCTGCACAGAACTCTACGCTCTGACCTCTATGGAAGGTAAAAATTACTCGGTGCAGGTCGGCGCATTCAAGGAAAGAGACAATGCAGAAGAAGTTCTTCGCCGCTTCAAAGACGGCGGCTTCGACACCTTTATATACGAAGACACGCTTGTCAGGGTATGGGTCGGCAGCTTCGAAAAAAGAGGCGATGCCGCGCGCCTCGCACGCAACCTGAGAAAATCAACGGACAGCGACGCCTACGTCATGGAATTCGCAAAAACTTCGCTCACCCCGAAAACAACAGGAGCAGCAAGCTCCTTTACGGTACAGGCCGGTGCCTTCCTCGTCCCCGAGCACGCTGAAGAACGGTTAAACACTCTAAGAGAAAAAGGTTACGATGCCTTTATATATAGCGACAGGACATTCTCACGGGTGCTGGTCGGTAAGTTCGACAATCTCGCCGAAGCAACATCGCTTGGGCGAAGCATCGAAGCAAAAGAAGGATTCGACACATTCGTAACCGCCGTTACGCGCGCCCAACTTGCGTCTCGCGCAGGCAAACGCAGCTATTACGCAGTGCAGGCCGGAACCTTCAAAAACCGCTCTGAGGCCGAGGCTCTTCTTAAATACTATCGGAGCGAAGGCTACGATGCACACATATACGAAAACACCACGATACGCGTGCTGATAGGCAAATTCAATACAAAAAAAGAAGCCTCAGAAGAACGCGGCCTGATAAAGAAACGCTTGGCCAAAGAAACTTCCGTTGTTGAAATCAAACCGGCACCCGGCAAACAACCTTAGAGGCAAAATCAAAATCCTGGCACTCGAATTCGATAACAACACCAAAAAACTGCTCCGCTGGAAACACGGAAAACTAAAGTAAAAACAGCTGGTTACTCAAAAAACAAGGGGCGGCCATAGGGCCGCCCCTTCTCTGTTGCACGATTATCTTTGAAACTTACTTCTTGGTCGTGGTCTTTGCCGGTGCCGGAGCTGCTGCAGGAGCCGGAGCTGCCGCAGGTGCAGGAACTGCCGCAGGGGCCGGAGTTGCCTCAGGTGCCGGTGCTGCCGCAGGTGCTGCGGGCGGAGCAGGAGCCGGGGCCGGGGCCTCGCTCTTACAACCGGTCATTACCGCGAGCGGGAGCACAAGTGCTGCCGCTGCAAACATCGCAAATATCTTCTTCATTTTTTCTTTCCTCCAGATGGAATATTTTTTTAACGCATACCCTGAGGGTTATATATCAAGAACCATGATAGGTTTAATCAAGAATATTACTCTCATATTTGGCAAGTGTCAAGAGCTAAAAATTTTTCGCCTGTGTGCGCCTTGACATGCCGCTGATATCGGCTATATTCTACTCATAGCACGGCGCACACCTAAAGCCACACACCTTTGCCCCGCCTGCAAAAACCGCAAAGGAGGTAACACGCGATGCAACCAACACTCAAACCGAAAATACATCGCGACTACATGCACACCATCGCAAAAAATATTGCAACAGGAATCAACAGCGAGGAAATCTCGAAAAACAGGGGCGGCTCAAGGCGGCTTCTTGCGAAACTTGCCGGCACGCTGACACTAAACCTTGCGCTGGACTACCAGTCTATATATCCGCTTCTAAACGCCCACGTCGACGAAAACATAAGAAGCAGCGCGGAAAAACTAAAAACAAAAGTAGCGAACCTTGGCAATACCGCAGAGATATACATACGCAAATGGGAAAGCGAGACATCCATATTAAACGCCACAGAGGCTTTTGTGACGGACACAAAAGAACTTTTCTTTACCCTGGCGCAAACGATAGAGGAAACAAACAATGTCATGGCTCCGTTGACCGAGCTGCCGGGACAGTAAAACACAAAAAAATACGGCGCAAGGGAATTATCCCCGCGCCGCAACATATACTTACCTAAGAGAAAATCAGGCGTTCTTTAGCGCGCCAAACGCCGCCTTTGCCGTTTCCTCGGCCTCTCTTACCGTATCGCTTATGCCTATGCCCTTATACGCGCTTCCGGTAAGATAAAGCCCCTTGTGCCTGGAGCTAAGCTTCATTATCTCCTCCACTCTCTCTATGTGCCCGATAGTGTACTGCGGCATGGAGTTCTTCCACCTGTATATGCGCGTTAGCACAGGAACCGCGTCTATTCCCATTATGTCCTTCAACTCGGCCCTCACAACAGCGCTCATCTCCTCATCGGTCATATCAACGAGCGCGGCGTTCGAAGCGCCTCCGACAAAGCACCTGATAAGCACCTTATCATCGGGCGCCCTGCCCTCCCACTTAACCGAGCTCCACGTGGCTGCCATGATTTTCCTGCCCTCTGTCCTCGGTATGACAAAGCCGAAACCGTCTAACGGGTGTTTTATGTCTTTTTTCTCGAATGCGATAGAAACGGTCGCTGTTGAAACATACGCAATCGTTCTCAAAAGCTGTGGCAGTTCTCTGTCAACGCCGCCTATGAGGTTCGCGGTCACATGCGCAGGGGTTGTGAATATTACCGCATCCGCCCTCAGAGAAGACCCGTCGCCAAGTGTTATGGCATACCCGAGTTCCTTATTCTCCTTTATATCAGCGGCCATGGTATTTGTGCGTATCTCGACCGCGTCCTTTGACCTCTCCACAAGCTTATCTATCAGTTCGACAAGCCCGCCCTTTAGCGTCATGAACATCGTGGGCCTCGGGCCTGCCTGAGAAGCCGCGGGCTTTGCGCCGCCGTGCATACCGCCGCTCTTCATCCTCGCCAGCATGCCTTTTATCAGACTTCCGTACTTTTCTTCGAGCTCAACGAACTTCGGAAAACTCGAGCGAATGCTCATGGTATCGGGGTCCCCTGCATGCACTCCGGCAACGAGCGGCTCTGCTATCTTATCCAGGGCCTCTTTACCAAGCCTCCTTGTCACGAACTCGGCAAGGCTCTCGTCCTTATTTCCTTTTTTCTTAGGTATAAAGAGCTCAAGCCCCATCCTTATCATTCCGGGTATGGAGATAAGACTGCTCGTAAGAAGCGGGAGCATCTTTGTCGGGACCATTAATATGACGCCTTCTGGCAGAAGATGAAGCTTGCCTTTTGAAAGAACAAAGGTCTTGCCTCTTGGCCT includes:
- a CDS encoding spore coat U domain-containing protein, giving the protein MVKKIFAIAAFAALMLCSGEAMACTVKATTPGLGTYATNQPVNNDSSGFVTVNCPGTTPYNIGLDNGLHYAAPYRRLQNGASFANYDLYKDASRTQKWGLALTEELVYGMGTGTDQTYSVFSRVFAVQSLPPGTYTDTVIVTVTY
- the rpoD gene encoding RNA polymerase sigma factor RpoD, with the translated sequence MKTANKKKDTAVNKAAAKKAPLKAAKPVKAVKPVKAAKAAGSNASGEDIVVVKGGDNSTEIAALISTGKEKGFLTYDEINDAFSDENFSVEEMDTLLETLGELGIEVVDTAEDARSAEGEAPEAKEEFETERVEDPVRIYMREMGSVSLLKREEEVVLAKRIEEAREELKRLVLGSPFASREVLRVAERIEQEKASLRKLLDEVEEGQFDEEYAEDVLEQVAKLKRRKGESAYKLLKDMNLSGALLARIVRRITRLEDRIETQERRRSGKRAERSKLRIKRVLRKIEMKREELKQLSRDVKINDYNMNEAKQRLIEANLRLVVSIAKRYVNLGLKFSDLIQEGNIGLMKAVDKFDYKKGYKFSTYATWWIRQAITRSIADHGRTIRIPVHMIETINRLLQTSRQLLKELGREPDPEEIAERMDIPIVKVRRILRLMKQTLSLETPIGDDEESSLGDFIVDEKSPSPAETAIEKDLSYQTDLALDTLTPREQKVLKMRFGIGERQDYTLEEVGKVLGVTRERVRQIEAKAIRRLRHPTRAKLLKGFAEG
- a CDS encoding spore coat U domain-containing protein, which codes for MKRIIIISAIIATAAILALSLSTHKAEAMSATGSISVSGTVVIACSVTTSAVVFPQYITTQPGNVAAPNAPVNVTCANGVPYTIDLDNGANGTAPQRSMKDAGANLLNYTLYWDAGSTQVAGSVSGGAATASITGNGAVQAQGLYGVIPGGQAAVPGAYTDTVGVTVTY
- a CDS encoding fimbria/pilus periplasmic chaperone — translated: MPSIVYASSLNVLPLKVFITPDKKTDSLVLKNEGDETVTIKVKVYEWTQNDKGADITEKAAEDIAYMPKILTINAKGEGRIKIGYNYDKGSEPAERTYRIIIEEVPQSFTSDTPVLKIALRISVPIFIAPSKKAVPSGKITGVNTSKGALSFDIENTGKTHFQITKASVAILDASGKEIGNVPIKSWYVLSGKKRPHSAEIPPDICKTAAKLAMTAEAAGLTLKETVNVDKKMCN
- a CDS encoding spore coat U domain-containing protein; amino-acid sequence: MSNFAAKTLLTIAVIFAVMVFIPAPSHAALATTSLNISLSTANTCSVATNPINLGNYSNLQPTENVNTVTNAIVVTCTSGVNYTVDLGQGSNFGLGPQGGRSLKDGGAGTTFLSYRLYWDTAKTQIAGSTIPTGTSKGGVGNGSVQLIELTGVALANQPVTVQAPYADTVTIDVTW
- the secG gene encoding preprotein translocase subunit SecG, with translation MTLVIIIHVLVSVFLVAAILMQFGKGASMGASFGAGASQTMFGSSGPTSFMGKVTIACAAIFMVTSLYLSYVASTPSTSSIMTDVKAVESAPAAPAAPEAPVKQGTPENAPAAK
- a CDS encoding FecR family protein, producing the protein MGRIILIIAVLFAVVGYCSVSYAAGPAGHVAALKGKVTIKRGKVVREAALNDAVYVNDKIETFGTSRVKLLMKDDSVLTLQPDSTMVINEFSMRKDRKRGRSMVSLFEGRLRSLVSKSQAGSFRVNTPTAVVGVKGTYFSVWVGTDAGRLFTGVGLHEGAVTVENIDRKVKGEVSLKQNQMTLVYEKEPPRKPTTIPEERKDELLSCQPE
- a CDS encoding spore coat U domain-containing protein, whose product is MKKRLILTFAAIATIIITLIAVAPPSTQALTSTTTMNFSMLVQGTCSVTASAVTIPPYASNQPTNNTTDATISVYCPMGTNYGIDIDGGLHKGLSPNPTYTNTRALADPLNMSHIAYLLNWINPLTQALEGPAGIGADAGTPRIDSGTGATQNFKVRVTVPGNQWGNTGLTYTDSATVTVTY